Genomic segment of Drosophila takahashii strain IR98-3 E-12201 chromosome X, DtakHiC1v2, whole genome shotgun sequence:
CGCCCCACCTGAGGCGACTCCTCCCCCTCATACACCTCCCCCTCCTCCACCTGCCATTAGCGTCTGTCAATTGACCTGGTTTGCCTATGGGTGGCCAAGTGGGCGACGCATGCGCAACAGGTGCCAGAAGATTCCGATTGGCGGCTAGGATATAATGAGCTTCGAGCTGCGAAAATCGACCAGCCAATCCCCAGTCAAAGATATGCATCAAATGCAGTAGCTAAAATATCTGAAAGTTCCGAGTACAGTTGAGTTTTAAGGCTTTGAGtttgaaagttttttaaataataatataaaataaattatttgtaataatttaatataaataattcggGTCACTTGGGGGGGAATAAGTTCCTATCAAAAACCTACAATAtactaaaagaatatttggtaaaaatatggACCCTGTTGCTTTAACAGTTTGCTCATTTGCTTTGATTCGTCAAAAATTGgaaggatatttttatatatataaatatagattTAGCCTCAAAATGCAGTATCTAAATTATGTGAAATTTTCAAGTACAGTTGAGTTCCAAAGCTCtgggattaaaaataaatacaaaataatttatttttaataatttaatataaaaaattgggGTCACTTGTTTAGAAATAAGTTTCTATCAAAAACCTACAATGTACTAAAATGATATTTGCTAAAAATTTGGACCCTGTAGCTTTACTAGTTTGGTAATTTTCTTTGATTCCTCAAAAACTGTAAGGATCATTTTATATAGATAGATGGATTAACCCTAACAATGCATTTTATTCATCTCTTTCCCCGCAGCAACCGACTGAAGAGCAGAATGTGGAGGACAGCTGGTGCTGGGAGCCCGATGGAGGCGACGAGAAAGGTGGCGGCGGCGCCACAGGAGATTCCGCGAGGAGCAAGGAATCCTCCGATCTCGTGGACATCGCCCTGGGCGCCAACGATGTGGCCCGGCTAAACAATCGCATTGCGGAGCTGGAGCAGCTCAATGCACAGCTGAATGCCTCGCTGGAGGAGCTGGACTCGCAGCACGAGTTGGCCATGCAGGATGTGCTCGAGCACAAGACGCAGCTGGCCACGCAGGTGGCGAATCTCAGGCAGCTGCAGGCCGATCGAATGGTGGAGCACGAGTTGTCGCAGGCCAGGCAGCAAAAGCAATTGGAGGAAGTGCGTCTCGAGGTTACAGTGGCCAAGGAGCAGAAGCTAGAATTGCAACAGCAAGTGGATCAGCAGGCGGAGGAGCTGAAACGCAGCATCCTTGAGCTGGCCGAGATGCAGGCGCTGCTGGAGAAGCGCGGCCAGGATAACACGGAGCTCATCGAACGCGTGCGCCTGGCCGAAAAGGATCTGGAGGATGAGCGGCGGCTGGCCAAGGAGAAGAAGACCTCCGAGTCCTCCTCGTCGaacagctcctcctcctccgccggcggCAAGCACAGCGAGGATGAGTTCATAGTGGTCAGTCAGGGCAACTCCGAACCCGATGCGGACACTCCGCCGCCCTCGAAAGAGAAGCTGCGCGATCGCCTCGTCTCGCTGGAGTCGCAAATCTCCGAGCTCACTTTGGCCAACACCCAAATGCAGGATGCCCAGGTGGAGAAGCAGCTAGGCATCAATTTGCTAACCGAACAGCTGGCGGAACTCGAGAAACGTTTGCGTTTAAGCGAGGCGGAGAAGGAGCAGCTGCAGTTGGATCTGCAGCTGCGCCTCCAGCAGCTCACGGTGCAGAACCAGGAGCTGAAGCTGCACGCCGAGGCCGAGCAGGAGGGCCATGCCCAGGAtctggaggagcagctgggCTCGCTGCGTGAGGAGAACCAGCGGCTGCGCCAGGAGCTGGACGCCAGCATAGCGCAGGCCAAGTTCCGGCAGGCCATTGCCGAGGAGAAGCAGGAGATTACCGATTTGGATGAGACGGAAGCCACCGCCGAACATGGCACCTACGAACTGGATAAGCTGCGTGCTTTGCTCCAAGCCGAACTGGAGGATCGCCTGGCCACCTCGCAGCCCCAACAGAAGTTGGAACGTGCCTGGAATTCGCTCAGCGAGCGTTGGCATCGCCTCGATCTCGTCGAGCAGCGACTGACGCTATGCGAGCACGAAAAGAAGACTTTGGAGGCGGACATCTCGCAGTACATCCTGCAGTGCGACGAGCTGATGAAGAACAACGAGCTGCTGCTCAACGAGCTGGACAAGTACAAGCGCAACAAGCTGGAGACCATCGAGGAGCATCACGAGGAGACCATTGTGCAGCTGGAGGCGCAGCTGGAGGAGGCTAAAAGGGAAGCACAGGATAAGACTAAACTCCTGGCGAGGAATGAGCAGAAGCTGGGAGAGCTGCTCCAGAAAATGCAAGGCCAGGAGGAGCAACTAACTGCTGTTAACCAGGAACTAAGCGAAAAGTCGGGCCAACACAAAGCGCAGCTGGCCAAGATCCAAGCTCAATTGCAAACCGAGCAGGAGAAGCTGCGCGAGCAGCTGCAACTGCAGGACAAACTGGAGCAGCAGAAGGAGCTGATGGAAGTGGATCAGAACCAGCAGTTGAGCAGCCTTAAAAAGGAGTTAACCGAGGTTACCCAGCAACTGGAGGAGTGCCAAAACAAGCTGACTGCCAAGGAGGCTCTCCTCGCGGAGATGCAACAGCAATTGCTGGAGTTGAGCCAAGAAAAGAAGCAGCTGCAAGAGGAATCGGAATCCGAGCAGACCAACCAAATCAGCGAGCTTCGGGCTCAGCTGCTGGCCAAGGAGCAGGATCTAGCCAATCTGCAGAATCTGGCCGCCGATCAGAGCCTCCAGCAGACCATCGATTCCCTGGGAAAGGAAAAGAACGAGCTGATCAAGGCGCTGCAGCAGAAGCACCAGGAGAACACCCAGTACTATGCGGAGATCCAGCGTCTGCAGCCCTGCGAGCAGCAGCTCAAAGAGCTGGCCAGGGAGCGCGAGAAGCTGCAGGATCAGATCGGCTTCCTCAAGGAGAAGTCCGACATACTCACCACCAATCTGCTGACCGAGCAAACCAACCAACGGCtgttgcagcaacagcaggcggAATCCCAGGAGCAGCAGGCCAGTGTGCAGCGGGATCTGGAGCGATTGAGGGCCCATCTGCTGGAGGTGGAGGAGCTGCACACCCAGGAGTCCGTGGAGCTGCAGCGCGACCTCGAGGAGTCGCGATCCCGCCAGGCGCTGCTCGAGCAGCAGGTGTCCAAGTCGAGCACCGCCTACACATCGGCCAGGTAGGCAGAAAAAAGGGTCACCTTGGCGGGCGTTCGTTAGTCACACCACCTCACCAATCATAAGCGATAAGCGATCGAAGCTGGCTAATTGCATTCGCCACATGTTCTACTACATGCGATTCCACCCACTGCATCCCCCGGCCAGAATGGCACCAAATTGCATGGTCCGAACCATTTCCGCATGCCTGGCGGTGTTGTGGTGGAAAATCAATTTCGAGTCGCCTGGCCATCGAGCGAGATATTGAGatttaaagcttaaaatatttctaaatgatTTGGGTATTGGTTTTTAGAAAGAACATTCTAAAACAGTTGAAAATGCTATACTATATTATGTCAACTTTCTATAACTTTCTTAAAACACTTCCCAATGAGTtgggtttttgatttttgaagaAAACAGTTTAGGGCTTaatattattcatttaaaaattctatacGATTTTAGGAAGATGTATCTTCATTATgggaattttttataattatctgagcaacttaaaaaatcgaaTATAATAGAATTGAGCTTGGGAAAAGTTTAGTGAAGTGCTTTAAGCATTTAAAAGCaaaccatttaattatttaatttctggCCATTAAATGagtgaatttgatttaattttttgattttatattaaacatattattattaaagataTTAAAACGAAAAGGTATAAGAGCAATTTCGGTTtaggttttctaaaaacaaatagatgataggtaaatatttttgtatttaattttagaatgTTCGCCACACTAAATTAGCtcggtatttaaaaattctgaatttttttagccctaataatagttatattattttttctaccgTTTCAACTTTAGTATTCGGGCCAATCAGCAGGCGGAAACGCTGCAGGCGCAGCACGCTCTGCTCCAGCAGCAGCGGGATGAGCTGCTGGCCAAACTGGGCCAGTACGAGGATCGCGAGCTGAAACAGCAGGCGGCGCTGACCAATCTCCAGTGTGCCCTGGAGCAGTTCCAAAATGGTAGACATTTAACTGCTTAGTTTAACTAATAATATTAACTGATAATTCCTTTCCAGACAAAGACCACGACATCGAGATGGCCACGCAGCGCATCCGCCGCGAGATGCAGTCGCAGCTGGACCGGCAAGGTCAGCTGCAATCCGAGATGGGtgcactgcagcagcagctggcggAGGCCAACCAGGGATTGAGGGCTGCCGCCCGGCTCTCCGATCAACTGGAGGCCGGTCAGCAGACGATCGCCGTGCTGCGGGATGAAGGTGAGTGGTGGGGTGGCCACCTCCCTCGGGATTTTGTTGACTAACCCAATGAAAAAAAGCACCCCCTGGCATGTTCTTAACCCACGGTgttgcactcaaaaaaaaaaccaatctATATTCCCACTAAATCACTCatttgaaagaaagaaaatatagTATATTTTTATGGGTATTTGTTTGAGAATGAGAGAAGAAAGTATGAGAGTGTGTGCTGTGCTTTAGAGCGAAAGTAAGAAAGTAAGAGATTAAGAGTTTAAGGAAGAGAGAAAAGTGTCCACCTCACACGATTCTCAAAGGTAAATATCAGCTGGTAATTCTGGGAGCTAAGCCTAAATATGAAACACTCGGAATTTCAGTTGGTATCGACTTTTTTGAATTGCATTTTATCACCAAAAAGCgcaaaaaccgaaaccaaacacgcaaaactaaaaacaaaaaaaaaattctacaacaaattttaacaaaaaaaaaataatcacaaaaaaaaaaccacaaagaaaaagcaaagaaattACTCCTTAGAAACGCACACACCTACGGCACGTGGCAAATAAAAACTGTATTGGCTGTTAACTGCTCACCCCTCACAAAACAGGTAAACGACTAATTTGTCCGCTTGTGTGTCCGTTAAGCAGAACATCGCCCCCCTTCCAACACCTGAACACCCCCAAAAAGTAGTAAAAGTAATTCTTAATAACCCATTAATGTTGCACACTCCTAAAACACAAGAAACCGCTTAAATTTAGGCGCCTTCAATGTtgtgaattaattagaaaatatttagtgTATCCCTAAGAATATCTGTGATTTGTTAATATAGAGTGTCggaaaaatacaagtatatttgaaaaacatatttacataaatttaaaatatttaacaaaatattagaGCTTCAAAAAATGGATAATATCGAAgcgttattaaaaaaatattgaaaatatcgataatttgtatttaatatttattgtatttttcctcaccttgcatttaaaaaaccaGCACAATAAAGTAGAGTACTTAAAGCTTTAACCCCTTGTTGCCCCAATTATTgtcctttttatttaatcacTTATTTGTTGTTGCCCGCTGCCTTGTTGTTGCTTAACTATTATTGTATTTTGtagcatttattatttaattttatttaatttgattttattatgaaTATTTGAGTGTTTGAAAACAAGACACAAAACCCAGACACGAGGACCTCTATAAACCGTATAAACCATAAATCGTAAACCGTACCATCCGTTATCCGTAATTCGTAACCCGTAATccgtaccaaaaaaaaaaaaaaaaaacaaaacaaaaaaaacaattatatcTGCAGCATTGAATAATCTCAATTTGTAAATGTGAGCAATCTGAGCCATTTGACGCACTCACTTTGCAATTGGAGATTGCTCGAGACTGCGGCATATGCCACATTATTATGTACACACCTTATATAGCCTTTagcctatatatatatctgccTATATCTACTCTGCATGTCTTCattttatgcatatatatacacagaaaaaaaattgacaaaagatcaaattgatatgtgctggtcaatttcatatttttttaagatcaaaatgatatgaataaagattatgtttatcttattttacattatttgttcaaataatactaaatttggtattttatatgatatgatagaatatcaaattgatatgtttgaatcataaatttgatataaaataaaatagaattgatttaaatttgattttttttctgtgtaccttTGTATGTATCTTTATCTCCCTATATCTAAATATCGTATGGATATGCTGTCTGATCTGTTTCCGTTTTTCGTATTCTCGTTACCCTcgttcttgtatttttttttattcgcctTGAGTttgttattttgatttttgaaactTTGCATTTTTGCATTGCAATCCCCTGTTGTAACCAAGCAGCCAGTCCAGTCTagtccaatccaatccaatcccaaCCAGCCGCCGGAGCAGCCGGAGTAACAGAGCCAGCCAACGCGAGGAGCCGAGGAGCAGCGTCTGTACGGTTGAGTATTACATCAGGTACTGGTGTGCCTTAAATCCAACAACCAGTACTTATGTCATACTACGCCGTGCACCGATCGCACTAACCGCATGCCACCAAGAGAAAtgagaaaattaaacaaaaaacgcgCGCGCTTCTCTCACACGGATGTTACCCCTACCGATTCCACTCACTCACATAGTtactataatattttaatccaGCATACTAATCCCAATCTCTGGTTTTCACCCTTCTTGTCGCCCAGTGGAGAGCCTGAAGGAGGCCAATGGCCAGCTGGAGCAGCGGCTGAGCAGCAGCGAGAGCAGCCAGACGGACAAGATTGACAAGAGCCTGATCAAGAGCCTGCTCATCGGCTATGTGGTCAGTGGACATGCCGGGGACAAGCAGCAGGTGCTGCGCATGATCTCCTCGGTGCTGGACTTCAATGCCCAGGAATCGGATAAGGTGGGACTGAATAAGCAGCAGAGCAGCTGGCTGGGCGCCATTCTGGGTGGAGGTTCTAGTCCAGCGGCAGTAGGAGGTGAGTTTGAAAGGAGCCTTTaatcgaaataaatattaattaattttattctcCCACAGGATCTTCTTCGCGTGGCAATGACAACCTGGTGCAGGCCTTTGTTCAATTCCTGGAGCAGGAGTCACAGCCGCAGGCGCAGCTGCAAACGAGACCCACTCTGCTGAGCATGACGGGTCAGATGGACACGTCCAGCTCCACCGCTTccgcctccacctcctccatcACCAGCACAACCGCTAATCTTCCCCTGCCGACGAATGCGATGAATGCGGTGCCACTGGCAAGTCAGCCGGATGCAGCGACTCCGGGCACACCGCCAGTGGTGGGCGGAGGATCGTCACCCGGCCAGTCCATGGGCTCCAATGAATTTGCGCCCACACGCAACTCCAGCTCGATATTGAAGGACATTCTCAGCGACTCCTGATTGTTGTAGAAAATtcgcatattttttttattgagtaattttaaaacatatttttatgaaattcgtAAACGTGCAATCGCGGCGCCTGTATTCCCCCAAACGTATGTCCCAAACGTATATCtcgctatatatatatataataacacATATAATGTATCTATAAAAACCGTGATGGTTACCCTGTACAATgtctgtgtgtgagtgtttaTGTGCAACGCTAGCAAACttgtaaatacatatatgtaatATGCAATTTGAACATGTcatcagaagcagcagcagcagcaggagcaggagcccgGAATCTGCCTGCCTGGGACACGCCTTCACAGCGGCCTTGCTAATGACTAGCCgccaaataataaacaaaaactaaaatgattgcaaacaaagtttttacaaaattcaattggtttgggagaagGAGTGGTGAAATTAAAAGTGAATAAGTTAAGCTGCTTTTCTAGTTATATTCTTACTGAAAATACGCGTCGAATGAcaccaaatttgtttaaatccgaagctccgttcaaaagttataactAAAACAAAGGACttctttaaatacaaatttgtgcatgaaatttagctatttatagctgttttatCGCTGAACTAGCGGGATATTCCAAAAGTCGTTCAGAGCCCTAAAATAGCTCTCCTTGCCGTTTAGAATTTGAATTTCGTTGCATACTTCTCGAGTACCACATTTCCCTTaacattgaaaataaaacaaaacacatgGAACATTTAAGTACATACAATATAAGACTGCtgccttttgtttattttttttttagttctaCACATCTCGCTTAGTAGGTTTGCCTATAACATTTCGATAAACTCTTTGAAATCGTTTGCTAAAACACACGTAGGACACGATCCATTTACATTGGTTATGGCCATGGATGGCTGCTGGCTGTATCTCAGCGTTaacaacatttaaacatttctaCACATCGTAAACAGGATCTAgactttttcataaatatcATTCGCTCTTTgtgttttatttccttttttttttgtttcttttgttttataaaaatatacaattataaatataaatatatatgtgtatatatatatcatatatagATCATATATCATGTAGTATGTACATTTAGAGGTTTCAAAaagacaagaaaaaaaatgtacgtctttttagttttgttcaataaattagtagaaaatactttgtttatataaaaatacaataggGTCCATAGGTTTCGATACACACACACGTTTacattgttatatattttcactgattttgatttaatttttttgttttgttttattttttcgttgcGGAAATAGAGTTTTGCTTAAGTTTACCATTAGATAGTGGCCAAGTTGcactgtataaaaaaaaagacttacAAAATGATTCTCTCAGTGTATTCCTGGTTgtgggtgtgcgtgtgtgtgtgtgtttgggtgAGGTgaaagctttttttttggtgggtGAGTGCGtgtctttgtgtgtgtgtgtgtatggcaAGCATTTTGGTGCATACTTTTGGgttgtttgaattttttttttgtaaaagctGCATTATAACgcttaagatttaaaaaccaTGTTGTTGAACCAATTTCAATCCTATTTGCTGCAATATCATAGTCAAAATCCGGCGATAAATCGATcaaaattggtttttaaaattttataatttagctgaagcttttatttttgtttgtattccttttttttcgtttttggaaACTAACCCCTGCAGTCCGAACCCTTTTATATGGCAATCAGACCTTAGTCTGCGTGAGACAATCCTTTAACTTTAGCTACATACATTTATATACACATATTGATCAACATTGAACAACAGCAAATACATATGGGTAATATCCATTCGTtggctcaaaaaaaaattgttgttatttaGTTACTTAtgtttctatatatatatatatatattggttaaCTCTATGGTACATTGAATCTACACACAATCCACATCTATATTTCGCTACTACCATTTAAAGCCACGTATTTCCAttagtttagttttagattagtttaatttaatttaatttagtttagttagaactattgaaaaaaataatatgttaAAACATTGGTTGAAATGAAAGAAAGCATTTCGTTTGGTTTTCAGTAGAGCTTGTGAAttgaaatatcgaaaatatcgataattttcaagctctagttTTCAGATGAATCAACTGGCTAGTACAAttaaatacatacacacattgataaatatatatgcagAATATTTGCGTGGGCCTGCGTTTTATGCTTATAATTCGCCaaccaatcaatcaatcaatcaatgtATCAATCAACCAATCTCACTAGCAACTTTAACCCGATTCTATCGTTTTTCTAACGTTTTCTATCTATTCATATTCAATTATATCACAAAAGAATCGCAGTTggagttttaagtttttttttttccaaccaCGATGCCCCGCCCCGCCCCTCTCTGTTACGCCCCCACTCctggtttttgtattttccggttttttttgttgtgaatGCCTGGATTCTGGAGTttcattaaatgcaattttgaaaCCATTTTTCAAGTGCTAAATAAACTCAACCGCCCGAAAATAAGATCCTAAGTTTCCACTGGCATTGagttgttgttggttgttgttgttggcgatGTGTTGCTTAtattgttgttggtgttgctgtggttgttgttgttggcatggctaatgatgatggtggtggtggtagTGTGACCATTCGCCTGCAACGATTCCTGTGATTTAAAAAGGGTTGTGGTCTCACTGGAATGCAGATCATCCTcgtcttcctcctcctcctcctcatcctgatcctgctcctgctccaaaCCAAGCTCATCCTGCTCCTGGTACTCCTTACCATTATCACCTGGATTAAGAACTACATCCTCCAGCGGCTTCTCCCTGCGTCCCGTGTACAGATACACCTCCATATGATCCTTGCCCTTCACATAGACACTGCCCCGGGGTTCGAACTCGTAGCGCTGCTGGAGAAACTGCAGGCAATCCTTGCCCACCTGGATGCGATTCGGGAGTCCCGTAGAATCCATCCGCGAAGCCACATTCACAGCATCGCCCCAGATGTCGTAGTACAGCTTACTGGTGCCTATAACTCCAGCCGTAACATCCCCGATATTCATGCCAATCCGCAGGATGAGATTGAACTCGAGCAGATCCTTGTTGAACGCATCCACCACCTCTTGCATGGCTATCGAGAACTCCATCAGCGTGTGTATGTGCTCATCCCCCGAGCCGCGATGCGAGGGATCCAGGCCACTGGCCGCCATGAAGGTGGAACCAATTGTCTTGATCTTTTCCACCGCCCGAAACTCAGGACGCGAGAGCAGCTCATCAAAGTCGCCAATTAGTTCGTTCAGGACTCTCAAAAACTCCTTGCCACCCAGATAGCTCTCATCGTACATCTCATTGAAGTTCACAATGGAGGCGAATATGATGGCGATATTATGATGATTCTCCGAATATTTAGCGGTATTTTTCAAATGCTCCGCCACATGTTTGGGTATTATGTTGTGCAGGAGCATATCCGCCTGATTCTTCATGTTCTGCACACGAACCTTATCCTGATTGGCCACCGCATTGCCGTAGAAGGTCAGCCGATAGCCGATCTCGAACTCGCGATTGAGCAGCCACACCAGCACCAGGATGAGCAGCAGATCCAGATAGATTTCGACATGGTAGTCCTGGAACCACTTGATCTCCTGTATGAAGTTCGAACCGGTCTcctgatcctcctcctcctgttcACTTCGATTGTGACTATAAACCATCAGCTGCGACACGGCTATTCCTATGAAACAGAGGGCCGCCAGAAAGGCCAGGACATTCCGCACCCAGCAATTCAGCTGGGTGAAGTTGCAAAAGTGCACGATGCACACGAAGATCAGGAAGCCGTAGTGATACTCAAAGGCCTCCAGTTGTTCGAGATCGAGGAGTAGAAAATTTGCGATAATCAGGAGCACGGGCATGGCCATCAGGATGGCGAGGCAAATGTGCCAGGGATACCAGCTGGAGATGGCCTCGAAGATGCGATCCGCGCAGGAGGATCCTCCTCTAATACCTCTCCCATCCCTCTCCAAATCCTCGCTAATCTGCGACTTGCGATGACCTTCATTCTGACCACCACCACGACGACGACACATTTGGCGGGTAAACAGAAACAAAGCAAACACCTGAATGGCCGTAAAGCAGGAGAACAGGGTCACCCACAGGCGAAAGCTCGGGGTCACCGTGTTCTGGGTCATCAGGAAGAGCGACACCGAGATGCACAAATAAACGGCAATGCCCACAAAGATGTCAATGTAGGTGTTGTACCTCGGAGTAGCTAAAGTTGGAGGTCCTTCCGTCTCGTTCTCGGCACCAAATCGATGGGCCTTCGAACGGAAATCTCGCTCCAACTGCCGCGACTTGAAGTACAAACTAAATCTGCGTAGTGGCGGCTTCACCAGATAGCTTCTCTGCGACCTGGCATTATCCCTCACGCAACGGATGAGCTGCAGATCCGATTGCTTCCTCAGCTGCTGCAGGCAGGCGGCCAAAGGATCCGCCATCTGGGAGGAGCAGGCGGGGATGAGGAGGGCAGGAGCTGGTTGCTGCTGTCCCGCTCCTCCTCCCGGCAAACCAATCTCCCCCAGATTCGAGATGCTCGAGGTGGAGCTGGTAAAGTAACCCGACACGCGATGCTGACTAATCGCCGACTGGTTGAGTGCATAGA
This window contains:
- the Gmap gene encoding thyroid receptor-interacting protein 11 isoform X2, with the translated sequence MQDVLEHKTQLATQVANLRQLQADRMVEHELSQARQQKQLEEVRLEVTVAKEQKLELQQQVDQQAEELKRSILELAEMQALLEKRGQDNTELIERVRLAEKDLEDERRLAKEKKTSESSSSNSSSSSAGGKHSEDEFIVVSQGNSEPDADTPPPSKEKLRDRLVSLESQISELTLANTQMQDAQVEKQLGINLLTEQLAELEKRLRLSEAEKEQLQLDLQLRLQQLTVQNQELKLHAEAEQEGHAQDLEEQLGSLREENQRLRQELDASIAQAKFRQAIAEEKQEITDLDETEATAEHGTYELDKLRALLQAELEDRLATSQPQQKLERAWNSLSERWHRLDLVEQRLTLCEHEKKTLEADISQYILQCDELMKNNELLLNELDKYKRNKLETIEEHHEETIVQLEAQLEEAKREAQDKTKLLARNEQKLGELLQKMQGQEEQLTAVNQELSEKSGQHKAQLAKIQAQLQTEQEKLREQLQLQDKLEQQKELMEVDQNQQLSSLKKELTEVTQQLEECQNKLTAKEALLAEMQQQLLELSQEKKQLQEESESEQTNQISELRAQLLAKEQDLANLQNLAADQSLQQTIDSLGKEKNELIKALQQKHQENTQYYAEIQRLQPCEQQLKELAREREKLQDQIGFLKEKSDILTTNLLTEQTNQRLLQQQQAESQEQQASVQRDLERLRAHLLEVEELHTQESVELQRDLEESRSRQALLEQQVSKSSTAYTSASIRANQQAETLQAQHALLQQQRDELLAKLGQYEDRELKQQAALTNLQCALEQFQNDKDHDIEMATQRIRREMQSQLDRQGQLQSEMGALQQQLAEANQGLRAAARLSDQLEAGQQTIAVLRDEVESLKEANGQLEQRLSSSESSQTDKIDKSLIKSLLIGYVVSGHAGDKQQVLRMISSVLDFNAQESDKVGLNKQQSSWLGAILGGGSSPAAVGGSSSRGNDNLVQAFVQFLEQESQPQAQLQTRPTLLSMTGQMDTSSSTASASTSSITSTTANLPLPTNAMNAVPLASQPDAATPGTPPVVGGGSSPGQSMGSNEFAPTRNSSSILKDILSDS
- the Gmap gene encoding thyroid receptor-interacting protein 11 isoform X1, whose translation is MSWLNSSLSTLKGQLTNLAQEVLAETAGPGDLEYEHQGGSGSGSGSGSGSGAAQQGHGGADKTALQLLAEEKDREIAALRRELSRNKQEAKKAGIPTSSSSTSSPGASQLQPTEEQNVEDSWCWEPDGGDEKGGGGATGDSARSKESSDLVDIALGANDVARLNNRIAELEQLNAQLNASLEELDSQHELAMQDVLEHKTQLATQVANLRQLQADRMVEHELSQARQQKQLEEVRLEVTVAKEQKLELQQQVDQQAEELKRSILELAEMQALLEKRGQDNTELIERVRLAEKDLEDERRLAKEKKTSESSSSNSSSSSAGGKHSEDEFIVVSQGNSEPDADTPPPSKEKLRDRLVSLESQISELTLANTQMQDAQVEKQLGINLLTEQLAELEKRLRLSEAEKEQLQLDLQLRLQQLTVQNQELKLHAEAEQEGHAQDLEEQLGSLREENQRLRQELDASIAQAKFRQAIAEEKQEITDLDETEATAEHGTYELDKLRALLQAELEDRLATSQPQQKLERAWNSLSERWHRLDLVEQRLTLCEHEKKTLEADISQYILQCDELMKNNELLLNELDKYKRNKLETIEEHHEETIVQLEAQLEEAKREAQDKTKLLARNEQKLGELLQKMQGQEEQLTAVNQELSEKSGQHKAQLAKIQAQLQTEQEKLREQLQLQDKLEQQKELMEVDQNQQLSSLKKELTEVTQQLEECQNKLTAKEALLAEMQQQLLELSQEKKQLQEESESEQTNQISELRAQLLAKEQDLANLQNLAADQSLQQTIDSLGKEKNELIKALQQKHQENTQYYAEIQRLQPCEQQLKELAREREKLQDQIGFLKEKSDILTTNLLTEQTNQRLLQQQQAESQEQQASVQRDLERLRAHLLEVEELHTQESVELQRDLEESRSRQALLEQQVSKSSTAYTSASIRANQQAETLQAQHALLQQQRDELLAKLGQYEDRELKQQAALTNLQCALEQFQNDKDHDIEMATQRIRREMQSQLDRQGQLQSEMGALQQQLAEANQGLRAAARLSDQLEAGQQTIAVLRDEVESLKEANGQLEQRLSSSESSQTDKIDKSLIKSLLIGYVVSGHAGDKQQVLRMISSVLDFNAQESDKVGLNKQQSSWLGAILGGGSSPAAVGGSSSRGNDNLVQAFVQFLEQESQPQAQLQTRPTLLSMTGQMDTSSSTASASTSSITSTTANLPLPTNAMNAVPLASQPDAATPGTPPVVGGGSSPGQSMGSNEFAPTRNSSSILKDILSDS